In Drosophila gunungcola strain Sukarami chromosome 2R unlocalized genomic scaffold, Dgunungcola_SK_2 000020F, whole genome shotgun sequence, a single window of DNA contains:
- the LOC128256437 gene encoding electron transfer flavoprotein-ubiquinone oxidoreductase, mitochondrial — MSALLKMHRVQRLFRPALVRSISEVTKYPRITTHYTLNPREKDERWTEVDMERCIEEVDLVIVGGGPAGMSAAIRAKQLAAEKDQEIRVCVVEKSAEVGGHILSGAVIDPISLNELIPDWQEQGAPLNTPVTRDTFSFLTGSGRISIPVFKGWPMDNHGNYVVRLGHLVKWLGDQAEALGVEIYPGCAASEVLFHEDGSVKGIATNDVGIAKSGAPKDTFARGMELHAKTTIFAEGCRGHLTKQIMQKFGLNEGSEPQAYGIGLKEVWEIAPEKHQPGLVEHTIGWPLDRFTYGGSFLYHLNEPTPAIAVGFVVGLNYKNPWLSPFQEFQRFKTHPKVRHVFEGATRIAYGARAINEGGFQSLPQKLSFPGGCLVGCSAGFLNVPRIKGSHYAMKSGMLAAESALEAINADTQSTAGVEPTTYAEKIKNSFVWKDLYSVRNVHPSFHNPLGLYGGLVLSGFSIFMGGREPWTLKHGPQDHESLQPASSSQPIVYPKPDGKISFDLLSSVALTGTNHEGDQPAHLTLKDDRIPVDHNLALYEGPEQRFCPAGVYEYVPNEEGGNMKLQINAQNCIHCKTCDIKDPKQNINWVVPEGGGGPAYNGM; from the exons ATGTCGGCTCTTTTGAAAATGCACAGAG TTCAGAGGCTTTTCCGACCCGCCCTGGTGCGCAGCATCTCGGAGGTGACCAAATATCCCAGGATCACCACCCACTACACGCTGAATCCCCGCGAGAAGGATGAACGCTGGACAGAGGTGGACATGGAGCGCTGCATCGAGGAGGTGGATCTGGTGATCGTGGGCGGAGGACCAGCGGGCATGTCGGCGGCCATTCGGGCCAAGCAATTGGCGGCGGAGAAGGATCAG GAAATCCGTGTTTGCGTTGTGGAAAAGTCCGCCGAGGTGGGCGGACACATCCTCTCCGGCGCCGTCATCGATCCCATCTCGCTGAACGAGCTCATTCCCGACTGGCAGGAGCAGGGAGCACCCCTCAACACGCCCGTGACCAGGGACACCTTCTCCTTCCTCACCGGCTCCGGCCGCATCTCCATACCCGTCTTCAAGGGCTGGCCCATGGACAACCACGGCAACTACGTGGTCCGGCTGGGCCACCTGGTCAAGTGGCTCGGCGATCAGGCGGAGGCCCTCGGCGTGGAGATCTACCCCGGTTGTGCCGCCTCCGAGGTGCTCTTCCATGAGGACGGCAGTGTGAAGGGCATCGCCACCAACGACGTGGGCATTGCCAAGAGTGGTGCGCCCAAGGACACCTTCGCACGCGGCATGGAACTGCACGCCAAGACCACCATCTTCGCCGAGGGCTGCCGCGGTCACCTGACCAAGCAGATCATGCAGAAGTTCGGCCTGAACGAGGGCAGCGAGCCCCAGGCCTATGGCATCGGTCTGAAAGAGGTCTGGGAGATTGCCCCCGAGAAGCATCA ACCCGGTTTGGTGGAGCACACCATTGGCTGGCCCCTGGACCGCTTCACCTATGGCGGCTCCTTCCTGTACCATCTCAACGAGCCCACACCCGCCATCGCAGTGGGTTTTGTGGTGGGACTGAACTATAAGAACCCCTGGCTCAGTCCCTTCCAGGAGTTCCAGCGCTTCAAGACGCACCCCAAGGTCCGGCACGTCTTCGAGGGCGCCACCCGAATCGCCTACGGAGCACGTGCCATCAACGAGGGCGGCTTCCAGAGTCTGCCCCAGAAGCTATCGTTCCCGGGCGGCTGTCTGGTGGGCTGCAGCGCCGGCTTCCTCAATGTGCCCCGCATCAAGGGCTCCCATTACGCGATGAAAAGTGGCATGCTGGCGGCGGAGAGCGCCTTGGAGGCCATCAATGCGGACACACAATCGACGGCTGGCGTAGAACCCACCACCTATGCGGAGAA AATCAAGAACTCCTTTGTGTGGAAGGACCTATATAGTGTGCGCAATGTCCACCCCTCGTTCCACAATCCCTTGGGCCTGTACGGCGGTCTGGTCCTGAGTGGCTTCTCAATCTTCATGGGAGGTCGCGAGCCCTGGACACTGAAGCACGGTCCCCAGGACCATGAGTCGCTGCAGCCAGCCAGCTCCAGCCAGCCCATTGTTTACCCCAAGCCCGATGGCAAGATCTCCTTCGACCTTCTGTCGTCGGTGGCGCTCACGGGCACGAACCACGAGGGCGACCAGCCGGCCCATTTGACGCTCAAGGACGACCGCATACCGGTGGACCACAACCTGGCGCTGTACGAAGGTCCGGAGCAGCGCTTCTGTCCCGCCGGCGTGTACGAGTACGTGCCAAACGAGGAGGGCGGCAACATGAAGCTGCAGATCAACGCCCAGAACTGCATCCACTGCAAGACCTGTGATATCAAGGACCCCAAGCAGAACATCAACTGGGTGGTGCCCGAGGGCGGCGGCGGCCCCGCCTACAACGGCATGTGA